CCGGACCTGCGGGGTTTGCCTGCTCGAACAAGAGATTGCGTCCGTTCCGGAGCTGACGCTGGATGAATGGAAAGCCGTGATCGACTCCGCGGTCACGCTGCGCACCGTCTTCGTGGTCATCTCCGGTGGTGAGCCGCTGCTGCGGCCCGACGTCCTGATCGATTTGACCAAGTACGCCTCGGGCCGTGGCATTGCAGTCCACATTTGCACGAACGGCGTGCTGATTGACCGCGATTACGCGGCCCGGCTCGGGCAATCGGGCGCACATACCATCTCCATCTCATTGGAAGCGCCGGAGCCGGAGCTGCATGACCGCATCCGGGGCCGCGGCAATTTCGAGCGCGCCCTGAACGGCATCCGCCTGTTGCGCGAATTCGCGCCAAACGTCAACGTCGGCATCAATCATGTGATTACGACGGAGAACTTCCGCTGCATGGCTGAGATGGTGCCATTCGCGGAATCCCTCGGCGTACGCCAGCTCAAATTCGCGCCCATTCACACGAATCTCCTGCACAAACGCAAGAGTCTCCTGCAGTGGGGTTCGCTCTTGTTTGAGCACAAGGACCTCGAAGCGCTCGCGGTCGAGCTGGACCGTCTGCGCGCCGCCATTGCCCGAAGCCGGCTCCTGACCACCTCGCCCCTCTTTCTCGCGCGCATCACCGAC
The sequence above is drawn from the Candidatus Hydrogenedentota bacterium genome and encodes:
- a CDS encoding radical SAM protein, which translates into the protein MSLTDKIRASALWRLRVMAKNALTVTDVLVSRRLHTRPHFAPVLLLFITYHCNLRCRTCGVCLLEQEIASVPELTLDEWKAVIDSAVTLRTVFVVISGGEPLLRPDVLIDLTKYASGRGIAVHICTNGVLIDRDYAARLGQSGAHTISISLEAPEPELHDRIRGRGNFERALNGIRLLREFAPNVNVGINHVITTENFRCMAEMVPFAESLGVRQLKFAPIHTNLLHKRKSLLQWGSLLFEHKDLEALAVELDRLRAAIARSRLLTTSPLFLARITDLYREPPRFRCLAGYATAAVDPVGMVAPCSDMKGVASVRDMPLEQIWRGRGLQEARRAVCHCDSPCWDTANAELSIRLRPVSLVRDFLQTWKDMGFYFGRRDE